TCATCAGGCTCTGCGCCAACACTGGCTGCCGGCTGCATCTGATCGAACCACTGGGATTTACCCTGGAAGACAAGCAGATGCGTCGGGCAGGACTGGATTACAGTGAATACGCCACGGTGACGGTCCACCGGGACTATCAGAGCTTTCTGGAAAGGGAAAAACCACAGCGCCTGTTCGGGCTGACCACCAAAGGCAACTGCCAGTATCACCAGGTAACCTACCAGAGCGGTGATTACCTGATGTTCGGCCCCGAAACCCGGGGCCTGCCAGCAGAAATCCGGCAATCCCTGCTTCCGGAGCACTGCATCCGGGTTCCGATGCGTCCGGAAAGCCGAAGCCTGAACCTGTCGAACACTGCCGCGCTGGTGGTCTATGAGGCCTGGCGACAGCTGGGTTTCGACGGGGCTGTCTGACCGGCGACCTGTCCAGTGGGAATCACCATCGGATACCCTTCCGGCAACTGGATAACCCGGGCGTGAAAGCCGTACACCAGCCTGAGATTCGCGGGCGTCAGAACCTGCTCTGCCCGCCCATGCAGAACGCTACGCCCCGAGGCCATCAGCATCAACCGGTCACCAAACTGCGCGGCCAGATTGAGATCGTGCACAATCGCCAGGACCGCAATACCTCGGGCGCGGGCCAGATGTCGAATCAACTCCAGCACCAGTTGCTGATGGGCTGGATCCAGAGCTGAAGTACACTCGTCGAGCAGCAATAGGCTCTCATGCGGGCAGTCGATGATCTGCGCCAGAACCCGGGCCAACTGCACGCGCTGCTGCTCGCCGCCAGACAACCCAGGCACCAACCGGTGCGCCAGGTGTTCCAATTCGAGGGCGCGCAAAAGCTCCATCACCACCGGATCGCTGGCCGGCGTCCCGCGAGGCCTACCTAATCGCACGACTTCCTCAGCCGTCAGCGGGAAATTGACATCAACCCGCTGGGGCATTACCGCCCGGCGCCCCGCCAAGTGCTCTGGCCGCCAATCGGTCAATGCCTTGCCGTCAACGTGAATGCCCCCCTGACACGGTGCTTCACCGCTCAACGCTTTCAGGACAGTGGATTTACCGGCCCCGTTCGGGCCGAGCAGCATGACGAGTTTACCGGCCGCCACGTCCAGGTCGACACCGTTAACAATCTCGGTGCCGCCCAGGGACACCGACAGGTTCTGAACGGAAAGCATCGTCAAGTCACCTTGATTCTTAATAACAGCGCCAGAAAGAAGGGCCCACCGATCAGCGCCATCATCAATCCGATGGGCAGTTCCGCCGGCGCCACGACCACCCGCGCAATGGAATCGGCGGCGACCAGCAAGGTGCCACCGAGCAGAGCGCTCAGCGGAAGCACCACCCGATGACTGGCACCCAGCAACTGTCGAACCAGATGGGGCACCACCAGGCCGACAAAACCAATCAGGCCGCTGACGGCGACCGCGGCGCCAACCCCTAGACCGACCACCACAATCGCGACTTTTTTGACCGTATCGGTTCGGTAGCCCAGATGCCCCACCACCGACTCGCCCAACAGAAAGGCATCGAGAGGCCGAACCAGCCAGGGAGCGGCGACCAGCGCCAGCACCATGAAAGGCGCGCCCACCAAGAGGTCATCCCAGGTTGCATGGCCCAGGCTACCCATGGTCCAGAACGTCAATGAACGCAGTTCTTCATCGGTGGCGTAGAACGTCAGTAGGCCCGTTGCTGCGCCGGCCACCGCGTTAATCGCGATGCCCGCCAACAGCAGGGTTGCCACTGAGGTCTGGCCCGCCCGGTTGGCAATGCGCCAGGCCAGCAACACCGTGCCACTGCCGCCTGTAAACGCCGCCACGGGCAAGGCCCACTCACCCGCGAAGGCAATCCAGTCGCCCAGCCAGGTGCTGCCCAACACAATCACCGCGATGGCCGCCAGGGAGGCACCGGCAGAAACGCCAATCAGGCCTGGGTCCGCCAGCGGATTGCGAAACAAACCCTGCAGAATGGCGCCGGCGACGGCCAACACGGCGCCCACCAAGAAGCCGAGCAAAAACCGGGGGAGTCGCACTTCCATCATTACCATGGACGCCACCGGGTCGGCGGCCTCCCTTCCCGCCAGCACGTTCAACATGTCCGCAACCGCCAGAGGGTATGCCCCGCTGGTAACTGACGCCAACGCCGCACATCCGGCGGCGGCTAGCATCAGTACCAGGGCCGGCCCAAACCGGAACCGGCCGGCAGCGTCACGAATCATTAGCCGCCACGTGGGAATCTACCGGGAGCACACGGCTCAACTGAGACATGGCCTGGGGCAGTCGCGGGCCAAAACCCAGCAGCAACATGCTGTCGGCGATTAGGCGGTTGCCAGCCTGCCAGGCATCCAGACGTTCTATGCCCGGCCAATTCTCAATGTTGAATTGGCCGGGTGTGGATTCGGCGATCACGATTGCATCCGGTTGGGAGGCCAGAATCGCCTCCCGGTTGGCCGGCTTATAGCCCTTGATGTCGGCCACCGCGTTATCAGCGCCGACCGAGTTGAGCAGCGCTTCAGCGGACGTTCCCTGGCCTGCCAGCATCACCGAATGATTGCCCGCAGCCAGAATAAACAGCACCCGAGGGCGGAAACCC
This DNA window, taken from Marinobacter halotolerans, encodes the following:
- a CDS encoding FecCD family ABC transporter permease, whose translation is MIRDAAGRFRFGPALVLMLAAAGCAALASVTSGAYPLAVADMLNVLAGREAADPVASMVMMEVRLPRFLLGFLVGAVLAVAGAILQGLFRNPLADPGLIGVSAGASLAAIAVIVLGSTWLGDWIAFAGEWALPVAAFTGGSGTVLLAWRIANRAGQTSVATLLLAGIAINAVAGAATGLLTFYATDEELRSLTFWTMGSLGHATWDDLLVGAPFMVLALVAAPWLVRPLDAFLLGESVVGHLGYRTDTVKKVAIVVVGLGVGAAVAVSGLIGFVGLVVPHLVRQLLGASHRVVLPLSALLGGTLLVAADSIARVVVAPAELPIGLMMALIGGPFFLALLLRIKVT
- the trmL gene encoding tRNA (uridine(34)/cytosine(34)/5-carboxymethylaminomethyluridine(34)-2'-O)-methyltransferase TrmL yields the protein MLNVVLYEPEIPPNTGNIIRLCANTGCRLHLIEPLGFTLEDKQMRRAGLDYSEYATVTVHRDYQSFLEREKPQRLFGLTTKGNCQYHQVTYQSGDYLMFGPETRGLPAEIRQSLLPEHCIRVPMRPESRSLNLSNTAALVVYEAWRQLGFDGAV
- a CDS encoding heme ABC transporter ATP-binding protein, with product MLSVQNLSVSLGGTEIVNGVDLDVAAGKLVMLLGPNGAGKSTVLKALSGEAPCQGGIHVDGKALTDWRPEHLAGRRAVMPQRVDVNFPLTAEEVVRLGRPRGTPASDPVVMELLRALELEHLAHRLVPGLSGGEQQRVQLARVLAQIIDCPHESLLLLDECTSALDPAHQQLVLELIRHLARARGIAVLAIVHDLNLAAQFGDRLMLMASGRSVLHGRAEQVLTPANLRLVYGFHARVIQLPEGYPMVIPTGQVAGQTAPSKPSCRQAS